One genomic window of Miscanthus floridulus cultivar M001 unplaced genomic scaffold, ASM1932011v1 fs_723_1_2, whole genome shotgun sequence includes the following:
- the LOC136532837 gene encoding protein FLOWERINGUS T-like, translating to MANDSLTTGHIIGDVLDPFTSSVPLTVMYDGRPVFDGMEFRASAVSVKPRVEIGGDDFRVAYTLVMVDPDAPNPSNPTLREYLHWMVTDVPASTDDSFGRELIPYENPSPTMGIHRIVLVLYQQLGRGTVFAPQVRQNFNLRNFARRFNLGKPVAAKYFNCQRQTGTGGRRFT from the exons ATGGCTAATGACTCCTTGACGACGGGACACATAATCGGGGATGTCTTAGACCCGTTTACTAGCTCAGTGCCTCTAACTGTCATGTATGATGGCAGACCAGTGTTTGATGGGATGGAGTTCCGGGCGTCGGCGGTGTCGGTGAAACCTAGAGTTGAGATTGGAGGTGATGATTTTCGAGTGGCCTATACCCTA GTTATGGTGGATCCTGATGCGCCTAATCCCAGCAACCCTACTCTACGGGAATACTTGCATTG GATGGTGACCGACGTCCCAGCATCAACGGATGATAGCTTTG GCCGAGAGCTCATACCATATGAGAACCCAAGCCCCACCATGGGCATCCACCGTATTGTCTTGGTGCTCTACCAGCAACTGGGACGGGGCACGGTGTTTGCACCGCAAGTGCGTCAAAACTTCAACTTGCGCAATTTTGCACGCCGTTTCAACCTCGGCAAGCCTGTGGCCGCGAAGTACTTTAACTGTCAGCGTCAAACAGGCACAGGTGGGAGAAGGTTCACTTGA